ACAACCCCAAGTACCGCGAGGAGTACGCGAAGACCGGCGCTCCGGTGGAGACCATCCAGTTCGGTGACCGCAAGCTGTGCACGGAATACGCGAACGGGATGGTGGAGCTGGCCAACGAATACCGGACCCTGCTGACCGCGAAGAAGGGCTAGCAGCCGGCGTGAAAAAGCCCCAGGGCGCCGACCTGGTCATCCCGGCGCTGGCGCTGGGCTTCGCCGTGTACTTCTTCATCTCGATCGCGGATCTCGCGTGGGAGGCGAAGGCGAACGGCGTGGTGATCGGCGGCGTGCTCATCGCGCTGGTCGCGCTCCAGCTGATCCGCATCGCGATTGACGTTGTCAAGCGCCGCGCGGACCTGTCTTTCAGTCCGCTTTGGGAGCCGCGCGATGCGCTGGTCAAGCGCGTCGGCGTGGTGCTGATCACGATTGCCTTCATCGCGTCGCTGAACTGGCTCGGGCTCACGCTCGGCCTGCTGCTCGCGTTGTTCGCCGCGCTCTGGATCATGGGCGCGCGCGGCAAGACGCTCTTGATCGTGCCGCTGGCAGTCGCCGGGGCCGCCTATCTCCTGTTCGTGGTGCTCCTGCAGTCGGATATCCCGCACGGCCCCCTCGAGAGGCTGCTGTCTTGAGCTGGCAGTTCGTGCTGGAGCAGTTTGGCGCGCAGTTCGGGCTCTGGTGGATCATCCTGCCGGCGATTCTGCTCGGCATCGTGGTCGGCATCCTGCCCGGCTTCAGCCCGCAGAACACGCTCATCATGCTGCTGCCGCTGACGCTCGCCGTGCCGGTGGAGCAGGCGATGGCATTCATGATCTCGCTCTACTGCGCAAACCATCTGGCGGGCGGCATCCCGGCCATCCTGGTGCGCATTCCGGGCTCGGGCGGCGCCGCGGCG
This Herpetosiphonaceae bacterium DNA region includes the following protein-coding sequences:
- a CDS encoding tripartite tricarboxylate transporter permease: MSWQFVLEQFGAQFGLWWIILPAILLGIVVGILPGFSPQNTLIMLLPLTLAVPVEQAMAFMISLYCANHLAGGIPAILVRIPGSGGAAATTLDGYPMTQKGQAQQALVLCFTASVFGGLLTTLATIALLPWLSQIGLYLRSVEMVVVMLFGLTL